A window of Lacibacter sediminis contains these coding sequences:
- the ruvB gene encoding Holliday junction branch migration DNA helicase RuvB has translation MANPNLNSDREALSAAEKEFENNIRPSNIEDFSGQQQIIENLKIFIKAAKMRGEALDHVLFHGPPGLGKTTLSRIVANELGVNIKETSGPVIEKPGDLAGLLTGLEANDVLFIDEIHRLSTVVEEYLYAAMEDYRIDIMIDSGPNARSIQLNLNPFTLVGATTRSGLLSAPLLSRFAIKSRLEYYNAETLQKIILRAAGILNVKITSDASKEIAGRSRATPRIANGLLRRMRDFAMVLGNGVIDLGVTQHGLKALNVDEYGLDDMDNKILLTIIEKFKGGPVGITTIATAVGEESGTLEEVYEPFLIQEGFLQRTPRGREVTMKAYEHLGKKPHGGINPTLFT, from the coding sequence ATGGCCAATCCCAATTTAAATAGCGACAGAGAAGCATTAAGTGCTGCGGAAAAAGAATTTGAAAATAATATTCGTCCCTCGAATATTGAAGACTTCAGTGGTCAGCAACAGATCATTGAGAATCTCAAGATATTTATCAAAGCTGCGAAGATGCGTGGCGAAGCATTGGATCATGTATTGTTTCATGGTCCTCCGGGTTTGGGCAAAACAACATTAAGTCGAATTGTGGCAAATGAATTGGGTGTAAACATTAAAGAAACAAGCGGACCTGTTATTGAAAAGCCAGGTGATCTTGCTGGGTTGTTAACAGGACTTGAAGCCAATGATGTATTGTTTATTGATGAGATCCATCGCTTAAGTACTGTGGTAGAAGAATATTTATATGCGGCGATGGAGGATTACCGCATTGATATTATGATCGACAGTGGACCCAATGCAAGAAGTATTCAACTTAATCTCAATCCGTTTACATTGGTAGGCGCAACTACAAGAAGTGGTTTATTGAGTGCGCCGTTGTTATCACGTTTTGCTATTAAATCAAGACTGGAATATTATAATGCAGAAACGCTGCAAAAAATTATTCTGCGTGCAGCAGGTATTTTAAATGTGAAGATCACCAGCGATGCATCAAAAGAAATTGCAGGACGCAGCCGTGCCACACCACGAATTGCCAATGGACTGTTACGTCGCATGCGTGATTTTGCGATGGTGTTGGGTAATGGTGTAATTGATCTTGGTGTAACGCAACATGGTCTCAAAGCGTTGAATGTGGATGAGTATGGATTGGATGATATGGATAATAAAATTCTCCTGACCATTATTGAAAAATTCAAAGGCGGACCTGTTGGTATTACCACGATTGCAACAGCAGTTGGTGAAGAGTCAGGTACGTTGGAAGAAGTGTATGAACCATTCCTGATACAGGAAGGTTTTCTACAACGAACTCCAAGAGGAAGAGAAGTTACAATGAAAGCGTATGAACATTTAGGAAAAAAACCGCATGGTGGAATCAATCCCACCTTGTTCACATAA
- a CDS encoding DUF1800 domain-containing protein, whose translation MDRREFLTAGKRSGTAVHSISKTSARTYSGLNAYNGQWTKNEVVHLLKRCMFGATLADINYFAGKTMNEAVDELLNPTAPLPAPPVKDYDGVTGATTPDNDVVAGETWVNSVNNDGTIQSRRRAAFKKWWMGCIIQQDRSIREKMLLFWHNHFATETVDVGNANFLYKHVNLLRTKSLGNFKQLVRDITLDPAMLIYLNGRLNTATAPDENYARELQELFTLGKENNPNYTEADVKAAAKVLTGWRADSNVNTFPSYFTSSRHDSTNKTFSSFFSNTVITGRTGTTAGDLELDDLLNMIFARNMEVSRFMAKKLYRFFVYSEIDAAAEANVIEPLAQILRNNNWEIKPALSALLKSEHFFDVLNQGAMLKSPLEHAGAICREWGVLFPNAVTEYADAYGMWNYVMTVAANYQQNLGDPPSVAGWPAYYQVPQFYELWINTDTLPKRNQFSDLMIGNGYTRNGKKIVIDAVAFTKTLSNPADPNMLINELFEMLFRIPISQQAKDQLKKDFLLTGQDQDYYWSNAWNIYIGSPITTNFNIVNTRLRGLFKYCMNLAEYQLM comes from the coding sequence ATGGATCGCAGGGAATTTCTTACTGCGGGTAAACGATCGGGAACTGCTGTTCACAGCATTTCAAAAACTTCAGCAAGAACATATTCGGGCCTGAATGCCTACAACGGGCAATGGACCAAAAATGAAGTGGTGCATTTACTTAAACGCTGCATGTTTGGTGCAACGCTTGCCGATATTAATTACTTCGCAGGGAAAACAATGAATGAGGCGGTTGATGAACTATTAAATCCAACTGCTCCTTTACCTGCTCCTCCCGTAAAAGATTATGATGGTGTAACAGGCGCAACCACTCCCGATAATGATGTGGTTGCCGGTGAAACATGGGTGAACAGCGTGAATAATGATGGAACGATCCAAAGCCGCAGAAGAGCAGCGTTTAAAAAATGGTGGATGGGTTGCATTATTCAGCAAGACAGAAGCATTCGTGAAAAGATGTTACTGTTCTGGCACAATCATTTTGCAACAGAAACAGTAGATGTAGGCAATGCAAATTTTTTATACAAGCATGTCAATCTCCTCAGAACAAAATCATTGGGGAATTTCAAGCAACTGGTGCGTGATATAACACTTGATCCTGCCATGTTGATCTATCTCAATGGACGATTGAATACAGCCACTGCGCCGGATGAAAACTATGCACGAGAGCTGCAGGAACTGTTTACATTAGGGAAAGAAAATAATCCAAACTATACCGAGGCTGATGTGAAAGCTGCTGCAAAAGTGCTTACCGGTTGGCGGGCAGATAGTAATGTGAATACATTCCCTTCGTATTTCACTTCGTCACGCCACGATTCAACAAATAAAACATTCTCTTCTTTTTTTAGTAATACAGTTATTACCGGAAGAACAGGTACAACAGCAGGTGATCTTGAATTAGATGATCTGCTGAATATGATCTTCGCCAGGAACATGGAAGTTTCACGCTTCATGGCGAAAAAGCTCTATCGCTTTTTTGTGTATTCAGAAATTGATGCAGCAGCAGAGGCAAACGTAATTGAACCATTAGCTCAAATACTCCGTAACAATAATTGGGAAATAAAACCTGCTTTAAGTGCGCTGTTAAAAAGCGAGCATTTCTTTGATGTACTCAACCAGGGAGCTATGTTGAAATCGCCATTGGAACATGCAGGTGCTATTTGCAGAGAATGGGGGGTGTTGTTCCCCAATGCAGTTACTGAATATGCTGATGCATATGGTATGTGGAATTATGTGATGACAGTTGCAGCGAACTACCAACAGAATTTAGGAGATCCCCCAAGTGTAGCTGGCTGGCCTGCTTATTACCAGGTGCCGCAGTTTTATGAATTATGGATCAATACCGATACACTTCCAAAGCGAAATCAATTCAGTGATCTCATGATCGGCAATGGTTATACACGCAATGGGAAAAAGATTGTGATTGATGCAGTGGCTTTCACGAAAACACTCAGCAATCCGGCTGACCCTAATATGCTCATCAATGAATTGTTTGAAATGCTGTTCCGTATTCCTATTTCACAACAGGCAAAAGATCAGTTGAAAAAAGATTTTCTGTTGACGGGACAAGATCAGGATTATTACTGGAGCAATGCATGGAACATTTATATCGGATCACCCATAACAACCAACTTCAATATTGTGAATACACGTTTACGTGGATTATTTAAGTATTGTATGAACCTTGCCGAATACCAGTTGATGTAA
- a CDS encoding thiolase family protein has translation MQEAYIVAGYRTAVGKSKRGGFRFTRPDDLAIDVIKGLLASVPQLDPKQVDDVIVGNAVPEAEQGLQVGRIIAARAVGFHAPGMTVNRYCASGLETIAIATSKIRMGMAECIIAGGTESMSMVPTAGWKTVPAYSIAKDEPDYYLSMGLTAEAVAKDYNVSREDQDLFAYNSHMKAKAAIENGFFKGGILPINVEEVALDAKGKKQTKNYVIDTDEGVRADTNTESLAKLKPAFAVNGTVTAGNSSQTSDGAAFVLVMSERLVNQLGLKPIARLVNCVSAGVHPRVMGIGPVEAVPKVLKQANMNLGDIDLFELNEAFASQALAVIRTLDLNPDIVNINGGAIALGHPLGCTGAKLTIQITQDMKRLNKKYGIVTACVGGGQGIAGIIENIT, from the coding sequence ATGCAGGAAGCATATATCGTAGCGGGTTACCGCACAGCAGTGGGCAAATCAAAACGTGGCGGATTCCGTTTTACAAGGCCCGATGATCTGGCTATTGATGTCATTAAAGGCTTGCTGGCAAGCGTGCCGCAACTTGATCCAAAGCAAGTGGATGATGTAATTGTAGGAAATGCGGTGCCTGAAGCTGAGCAGGGGTTACAGGTAGGCCGCATTATTGCTGCACGTGCTGTTGGTTTTCATGCACCGGGTATGACGGTGAACCGTTATTGCGCCAGTGGTTTGGAAACAATCGCTATCGCCACTTCAAAGATTCGTATGGGTATGGCCGAATGTATTATTGCGGGTGGAACTGAAAGTATGAGCATGGTGCCAACAGCAGGTTGGAAAACCGTGCCTGCTTATTCCATTGCGAAGGATGAACCCGATTATTATTTAAGCATGGGCTTAACTGCCGAAGCGGTTGCGAAAGATTACAACGTGAGTCGTGAAGACCAGGATCTGTTTGCATACAATTCACATATGAAAGCAAAAGCTGCCATTGAGAATGGTTTTTTCAAAGGAGGAATTCTTCCAATTAATGTAGAAGAAGTAGCACTTGATGCAAAGGGGAAAAAGCAAACAAAAAATTATGTGATCGATACCGATGAAGGCGTGCGTGCTGATACAAATACAGAATCATTGGCAAAACTGAAACCTGCATTTGCAGTGAACGGAACAGTTACAGCCGGCAACTCATCGCAAACAAGTGATGGTGCTGCGTTTGTATTGGTGATGAGTGAGCGATTAGTGAATCAATTGGGATTAAAACCAATTGCACGTTTGGTGAATTGTGTGTCTGCGGGTGTGCACCCACGTGTTATGGGGATTGGTCCGGTTGAAGCAGTGCCGAAAGTATTGAAGCAGGCAAATATGAATCTGGGTGATATCGACCTGTTTGAATTGAACGAAGCGTTTGCATCGCAGGCGTTGGCAGTTATCCGCACACTTGATCTCAATCCGGATATTGTAAATATCAACGGTGGCGCAATCGCATTAGGTCATCCCTTGGGATGTACAGGTGCTAAATTGACGATCCAGATCACACAGGATATGAAACGTCTCAACAAAAAATACGGAATTGTTACAGCATGTGTCGGTGGCGGGCAAGGCATTGCCGGAATTATCGAAAATATTACGTAA
- a CDS encoding DUF1501 domain-containing protein → MKRRDFLQNTIPAAVLPSLVDNFSIRVLGDNPVMAALLNTYVETDRVLVIIQLNGGNDGLNMVIPLDQYSKYYNARSNIAIAENKVLSLSGTNAVGLHPSMTGLQTLYNNGKLRLVQAVGYPNPNFSHFRATDIWMSAADSDEQLTSGWGGRYLNDQYPNYPVGYPNTTVPDPLGIQIGSSASLAFQGPSVNMGISISSATNFYNLINGIQDPAPATRAGDALQYVRLVAKQSNQYSTRISAAAAAVPTQGTYPTNNTLADQLKIVARLIKGGLKTRVYMVSMGGFDTHSAQTNTDTSTGNHATLMQRLSDAVKAFQDDLQAMGIEDRVLGMTFSEFGRRIKSNASTGTDHGAAAPLFVFGTKVNPGISGVNPTIPTTATVNDNIPMQFDFRSVYATILQNWFCVDSTTLETIMLQNFQQLGLCASGNCSTTTDVNDIRNAGITLISNYPNPFTSSTTISFTTKGGHTLVQVMDALGRVIQTPVDRVYASGKYQVTFEGYALPAGVYYMRFQNGMTQQVKPMLKVR, encoded by the coding sequence ATGAAACGAAGAGACTTTTTACAGAATACGATCCCGGCAGCAGTATTGCCTTCGCTGGTTGATAATTTTTCCATCCGTGTGTTGGGCGATAATCCCGTAATGGCCGCCTTGCTTAATACCTATGTTGAAACAGATCGTGTATTGGTGATTATTCAGCTCAATGGCGGTAATGATGGATTGAACATGGTCATTCCTTTAGATCAATACAGCAAGTATTACAATGCAAGGTCAAATATTGCTATTGCAGAAAATAAAGTATTATCCCTAAGCGGAACAAATGCAGTTGGTCTTCATCCATCCATGACGGGTTTGCAAACATTGTACAACAATGGTAAACTGCGTTTAGTGCAGGCCGTTGGTTATCCTAATCCTAACTTTTCTCATTTTCGTGCAACAGATATCTGGATGAGTGCAGCTGATAGCGATGAACAATTAACTTCGGGCTGGGGTGGCCGTTATCTCAATGATCAGTATCCGAATTATCCTGTTGGTTATCCTAACACAACAGTACCGGATCCTTTGGGAATACAAATCGGATCATCTGCTTCACTTGCATTTCAAGGCCCAAGTGTAAACATGGGCATCAGTATTTCAAGCGCTACAAATTTTTATAATCTTATCAATGGCATTCAGGATCCTGCTCCTGCAACACGTGCCGGTGATGCCTTGCAGTATGTGCGTTTGGTGGCAAAACAATCCAACCAATACTCAACTCGAATTTCTGCTGCTGCAGCAGCTGTTCCAACGCAGGGAACATATCCAACCAATAACACATTGGCCGATCAGTTGAAAATTGTTGCACGGCTGATCAAAGGAGGATTGAAAACAAGAGTGTACATGGTAAGCATGGGCGGATTCGATACACATTCAGCACAAACAAATACCGATACATCAACAGGTAATCATGCAACGCTTATGCAGCGATTGAGTGATGCGGTAAAAGCATTCCAGGATGATCTGCAAGCAATGGGTATTGAAGACCGTGTATTAGGTATGACCTTTTCAGAATTTGGACGAAGAATAAAATCTAACGCCAGTACAGGAACCGATCATGGCGCTGCAGCACCACTCTTTGTATTTGGAACAAAAGTAAATCCTGGCATTTCCGGTGTTAACCCAACGATACCCACCACCGCAACAGTGAATGATAATATTCCCATGCAATTTGATTTTCGTAGTGTGTATGCTACCATTTTGCAAAACTGGTTTTGTGTTGATAGTACAACACTCGAAACGATCATGCTGCAAAACTTTCAGCAGCTAGGTCTTTGTGCAAGCGGCAACTGCAGCACCACAACTGATGTGAATGATATCCGCAATGCAGGCATCACACTTATTTCAAACTACCCGAATCCATTTACATCTTCTACCACCATCAGCTTTACAACCAAGGGCGGACACACATTAGTGCAGGTGATGGATGCACTTGGCCGTGTAATACAAACCCCGGTTGATCGGGTGTATGCTTCAGGCAAATACCAGGTTACTTTCGAGGGTTATGCTTTACCTGCCGGAGTTTATTATATGCGTTTCCAGAACGGAATGACACAGCAGGTAAAACCCATGTTAAAGGTTCGGTAA
- a CDS encoding NADPH-dependent F420 reductase, whose protein sequence is MKIGILGTGAVGQTIGTALINKGHEVLLGSRTATNQKALAWTAQNGSNAKNGTFEDAAVFAELIFLCLNGTGAVDALQQAGSHNFSRKVVIDVTNPLDFSHGMPPSLLPEYSNSWSLGEEIQKQLEDARVVKALNTVTAKLMVNAALVNDANHNLFICGNDIDAKNKVKHLLAENFNWKPENILDLGDMKYARMTEGIVPFWVSVMQQQGTAMFNYLVVR, encoded by the coding sequence ATGAAAATAGGAATACTTGGTACCGGTGCTGTTGGCCAAACAATTGGCACAGCATTGATCAACAAAGGTCACGAAGTGTTGTTGGGCAGCCGCACCGCCACAAACCAAAAAGCACTTGCATGGACGGCACAAAACGGAAGTAATGCAAAGAACGGTACGTTTGAAGATGCCGCAGTTTTTGCAGAATTGATTTTTCTTTGTCTCAATGGAACCGGTGCTGTTGATGCATTGCAGCAGGCAGGTAGTCATAATTTTAGTCGCAAAGTGGTGATAGATGTAACCAATCCACTCGACTTTTCGCATGGCATGCCGCCTTCTTTATTACCGGAATACAGCAATAGCTGGTCGCTGGGCGAAGAAATACAAAAACAGTTGGAAGATGCACGAGTGGTAAAGGCGTTGAATACAGTTACAGCAAAGCTGATGGTAAATGCAGCGTTGGTAAACGATGCTAATCACAACCTGTTCATTTGCGGGAATGATATAGATGCAAAAAATAAGGTGAAGCATCTGCTGGCAGAAAACTTCAACTGGAAACCGGAAAACATTCTGGATCTCGGCGATATGAAGTATGCACGTATGACTGAAGGCATTGTTCCTTTCTGGGTAAGCGTTATGCAACAACAGGGAACAGCAATGTTTAATTATTTAGTTGTGAGATGA
- a CDS encoding TerC family protein, producing the protein MEHLFTSESIISFIVLVVLEIVLGIDNVIFVSIILNRLKSIKDQKRARRLWMITGILSRSLLLMGLGWLLSQKGKAVFTVAGKGFDLASLVMLAGGLFLIYKSVHEIHQKLEGEDPNQANKNAKGISFGQAIGQIILIDAVFSFDSIITAGGTAKHVEIMIAAVVIAMTVMFLFSPKIAGFIHKHPTLKMLALSFLVMIGLSLVIEGWNAEAAHELHLKNYIYFGMAFSFIVEMLNMVMMSRAKKKRVVELNEPKLEEKIESDQAH; encoded by the coding sequence ATGGAACATCTTTTTACATCAGAGAGTATTATCAGTTTTATCGTTCTTGTTGTGCTTGAAATAGTGCTTGGAATAGACAATGTAATTTTTGTAAGTATTATTCTCAACCGTTTAAAATCAATCAAGGATCAGAAGCGGGCACGCAGACTGTGGATGATCACCGGTATCCTTTCCCGTAGTTTATTGCTGATGGGATTAGGATGGTTGCTATCACAAAAAGGAAAAGCAGTATTCACAGTTGCAGGAAAAGGATTTGACCTTGCAAGCTTGGTAATGCTCGCCGGAGGTTTGTTCCTTATTTACAAATCGGTTCATGAAATACACCAGAAGCTGGAAGGAGAAGATCCAAACCAGGCTAATAAAAACGCAAAAGGAATTTCCTTTGGTCAGGCCATTGGTCAAATTATTCTGATCGATGCGGTGTTCTCGTTTGACAGCATTATTACTGCAGGTGGTACAGCAAAGCATGTTGAGATCATGATCGCTGCGGTTGTAATTGCGATGACGGTGATGTTTTTATTCAGTCCGAAAATTGCAGGATTTATTCATAAACATCCAACATTGAAAATGCTGGCCCTCTCCTTTCTTGTAATGATCGGGTTGAGTTTAGTAATTGAAGGATGGAATGCAGAAGCAGCACATGAGTTGCACCTCAAGAATTATATTTACTTCGGTATGGCCTTCTCATTTATTGTAGAAATGCTTAATATGGTGATGATGAGCAGGGCTAAAAAGAAACGTGTGGTGGAATTGAATGAGCCAAAACTGGAAGAGAAAATCGAAAGTGACCAGGCACACTAA
- a CDS encoding quinone-dependent dihydroorotate dehydrogenase: MYKLIRSFFFLFDAEKVHYFAMNALRFFCSIGFIRKLLAASFQPTAKNLAVEKWGLEFKNPVGLAAGFDKNAKYLRELEVLGFGFVEIGTVTPKPQDGNDKPRLFRLPKDKAIINRMGFNNEGVEAVKKRLVEWRRKYEVRRKKYDDHSPLTTHHSHLIIGGNIGKNKVTPNEDAWKDYEICFNELFDYVDYFVVNVSSPNTPGLRQLQEKDSLHKILSHLQTLRAERLKLKAEEHIQKPILLKIAPDLTQSQLDDVIDLAREIQLDGLVASNTTISREGLSTDSSIVAAIGAGGLSGLPVKKRSTEIVQYIAQKLKGEVPVMASGGIFTAADAKEKLNAGAALVQVWTGFIYEGPAIAKKICNNINQ; encoded by the coding sequence ATGTACAAGTTGATTCGCTCGTTTTTCTTTTTGTTTGACGCAGAGAAAGTGCACTATTTCGCCATGAATGCTCTGCGATTCTTCTGTTCAATTGGATTCATCAGAAAACTGTTAGCTGCAAGCTTTCAACCAACAGCAAAAAATCTGGCTGTTGAAAAGTGGGGATTGGAATTTAAGAATCCTGTTGGCCTTGCAGCGGGTTTTGATAAAAATGCAAAGTATCTGCGGGAACTGGAAGTGCTGGGTTTTGGTTTTGTGGAAATTGGAACCGTTACACCCAAACCGCAGGATGGTAATGACAAACCCCGCCTGTTTCGTTTACCAAAAGACAAAGCCATCATCAACCGCATGGGTTTTAATAATGAAGGAGTGGAAGCTGTAAAGAAACGCTTAGTAGAATGGCGAAGGAAGTACGAGGTACGAAGAAAGAAGTACGACGACCACTCACCACTCACCACTCACCACTCACATCTTATCATTGGGGGTAACATCGGCAAAAATAAAGTAACACCGAACGAAGATGCATGGAAAGATTATGAGATCTGTTTTAATGAACTGTTTGATTACGTCGATTATTTTGTGGTGAATGTGAGTAGCCCCAACACACCGGGCTTACGTCAGCTGCAGGAGAAAGATTCGTTGCATAAAATTTTATCACATCTGCAAACGCTGAGAGCCGAACGTTTAAAACTTAAAGCGGAAGAACATATTCAAAAACCAATCCTGCTGAAAATTGCACCCGACTTAACTCAATCGCAGTTAGATGATGTGATCGATCTTGCAAGAGAAATTCAACTCGATGGATTGGTGGCGAGCAATACAACAATTAGTCGTGAAGGACTTTCAACAGATTCTTCCATTGTTGCCGCTATTGGCGCAGGTGGACTTAGTGGTTTGCCGGTGAAGAAACGCAGTACTGAAATTGTACAGTACATTGCACAAAAATTAAAAGGCGAGGTACCTGTTATGGCAAGTGGCGGCATTTTCACTGCAGCGGATGCAAAAGAAAAACTGAATGCTGGTGCAGCATTGGTGCAGGTATGGACCGGTTTTATTTATGAAGGTCCTGCTATTGCAAAGAAAATCTGTAACAACATAAATCAATAA
- a CDS encoding peptidoglycan DD-metalloendopeptidase family protein encodes MSTPLINILEKNKHQYYPVVPFDPEKDRLLKMDFTEANKALTKDVIEDVSKFSSYVDQQLSNAGARYGIGGYAEHRTVYSRSKVFDDIDGGEPRRLHLGVDIWGKAGTPVFAPLGGMVHSFKFNDRYGDYGATIILLHQLESAAFYTLWGHVSLKDIAIVEGQYINREQEFAHFGEPHENGHWPPHLHFQIIENIELHEGDYPGVCRMSDKNFYLKNCPDPDLILQMNRYL; translated from the coding sequence ATGAGCACGCCACTTATCAATATTCTCGAAAAGAACAAGCATCAGTATTATCCTGTTGTTCCTTTTGATCCCGAAAAAGATCGATTGCTGAAAATGGATTTTACCGAAGCGAATAAAGCACTGACCAAAGATGTGATCGAGGATGTTTCAAAATTCAGCAGCTATGTTGATCAACAGTTAAGCAATGCAGGTGCCCGATATGGTATTGGCGGCTATGCAGAACATCGAACTGTTTACAGCAGAAGTAAAGTATTTGATGATATTGATGGCGGCGAACCAAGACGTTTGCATTTAGGTGTTGATATTTGGGGTAAAGCCGGAACACCTGTGTTTGCGCCGCTGGGTGGTATGGTGCACAGTTTTAAATTCAACGACCGTTATGGTGATTATGGTGCAACAATTATTCTGCTGCATCAATTGGAAAGTGCTGCATTTTATACACTCTGGGGTCATGTAAGTTTAAAGGATATTGCTATTGTTGAAGGACAATACATCAACCGTGAACAGGAGTTTGCACATTTTGGTGAACCACATGAAAATGGACATTGGCCTCCACACCTGCATTTCCAGATCATTGAAAATATTGAATTGCATGAAGGAGATTATCCGGGCGTATGCAGGATGAGCGATAAAAATTTCTATTTAAAAAATTGTCCCGATCCAGATTTGATCTTGCAGATGAATAGGTATTTATGA